The genome window AATCACCAAGGTTGCTCTTGCTTTCGGCAATCGTCATGTTGTTTTCATATGTTCCACAAGCGATAGCACAGTCGTCAGAGCCTGTAGGTTATGCGTTGGACGTGGAACACTATGTTGCAGCACGAGAATCAAAACAATGGAAACGCACTCTTCAAACGCAGAGCCCTGTCTTTCTACAGGATATTGTGGAGTCTGGCGACAAAGCCAAAGCCGTCTTCACATTCTGGGATGGAGCAAGTCTCGCTCTGGCAGAGAACAGCGAAATTGTCTTGGCCGATTTTGTCTATGATCCCAACGCCCCGACCTCAGATAAACTTGTTATGGAAATTGGCAAAGGCGTCTTTCGTGCTGTCACCGGAGCGGTCGTTTCCAAGCAAGAAAACCGATTCCAGATAAAAACCCTCCGTGGTGTTGTCGGGGTCCGTGGAACGGATTTGTTGCTTATCCTCGATGCAATGCGGCTTGTGGTGGCGGTATTGTCCGGCGGACCAGCTTTATTCACCTCCGCAACGACAGGAGCTGTCTCCACGATTAACCATGGCATGGCACTGATCGTCTCCTCAGCTAATCCAAATGGAGCACTCGTCCCCATCACCACGGATATGCGAGATCAAGCTGAAAACCTTGGCCATAATCCTGAAGAAATACGAGAAACCGCTGCCAAAATCCTCGGTCGATCCAAAGGCTCGCTCCGCGGCAGCAACCAGGAAATCTTGTTGAGGACACGCCAATACATTCACGATCTTATGACCGAAGATCGATTGAACCGTATTCAAATTGAATCTGTCATGGAAGAACGCGGCAAAAAGGATGGAACGGATTCAACAGACGGAGACCATAACCAAAACGATGGAGGGAGTTGCTCTGGCAATCGAGGGTAAGTCCGAAACGATTGAGAGAAACGTGCCGGAACTTCTTGCTTTTCAGACGATTTTCGTATTTGTTTGGCCAGGGTGCACGGGACGCAACGAGCAACTTGAGGAGAACCGGCTATGACGATTCTGCAAAAATTGGACGAGATCGCGAAGAAACCCCATCCTGTTGCCGAGGGTGTCGATCTCCAACTCATGCTGACGAAGGCCGCACATGGACTGGACGTCTCCTGTGTGCTGGTCAGCGTTCCTGTCGGAAAGGAAGTGCCTGAGCACACCCATGCCGAACAGGTGGACATCGCCTTCCCGCTCCAGGGCAAAGGGACCATGTTTGTTGAAGGCCAAGGTGAATTTCCGGTTGAACCGGGAAGCATTGTATGTGTCCCGAAAGGAGCCAAGCATCGTATCTTCAATGTCACAGAAGATCTGCTGCTCTACGAGGTTTTTACGCCGGCATTGTTCTAAGCATTGTCGAAACGGTTATGAAGAAAAACGCGCCGCTTTGCTTTGACGAATGCGGCGCGTTTTGTATTTGGAATGGGGGCTACTGGTTTATGGCAATGATTTTAAGCAGCCCGTGTTCATCGGGGCTAAGCCAAATTTCACCGTCTCCAATCATGATACCTTGATAATTTGCGAACAATGTATCCGGATCCTGCGAAAGCACGGCCTGCTTGACCTTGGCATTGACCATCACGCTATACTTCTGCACGGCTTGTTTCTCGTTCTTGACGGTCGCCACGACACCGTTGTCGCTACGAACTGTCAACGGATATGAAAGAATCTGAGCAAACGCAGCCGCATCATTCTTTTCTACTATTCCCTTCAGTTTCAGGACAAA of Desulfovibrio inopinatus DSM 10711 contains these proteins:
- a CDS encoding cupin domain-containing protein → MTILQKLDEIAKKPHPVAEGVDLQLMLTKAAHGLDVSCVLVSVPVGKEVPEHTHAEQVDIAFPLQGKGTMFVEGQGEFPVEPGSIVCVPKGAKHRIFNVTEDLLLYEVFTPALF
- a CDS encoding FecR family protein; translated protein: MKSPRLLLLSAIVMLFSYVPQAIAQSSEPVGYALDVEHYVAARESKQWKRTLQTQSPVFLQDIVESGDKAKAVFTFWDGASLALAENSEIVLADFVYDPNAPTSDKLVMEIGKGVFRAVTGAVVSKQENRFQIKTLRGVVGVRGTDLLLILDAMRLVVAVLSGGPALFTSATTGAVSTINHGMALIVSSANPNGALVPITTDMRDQAENLGHNPEEIRETAAKILGRSKGSLRGSNQEILLRTRQYIHDLMTEDRLNRIQIESVMEERGKKDGTDSTDGDHNQNDGGSCSGNRG